A genomic window from Gossypium hirsutum isolate 1008001.06 chromosome D10, Gossypium_hirsutum_v2.1, whole genome shotgun sequence includes:
- the LOC107931767 gene encoding late embryogenesis abundant protein D-19-like produces the protein MASEQYQAMRNAPQEEKEELDARAKQGETVVPGGTRGKSLDAQINLAEGRHKGGETRKQQLGTEGYQEMGRKGGLSNSDMSGGERAADEGVTIDESKFRTKN, from the exons ATGGCGTCAGAGCAATATCAAGCTATGAGGAATGCACCACAAGAGGAAAAAGAAGAGCTTGATGCAAGGGCAAAGCAAGGGGAGACTGTGGTTCCTGGTGGGACTCGTGGGAAAAGCTTGGATGCTCAGATTAACCTAGCTGaag GGAGGCACAAAGGAGGGGAAACAAGGAAGCAACAACTAGGAACTGAAGGGTACCAAGAAATGGGACGCAAAGGTGGTCTGAGCAACTCTGATATGTCTGGTGGTGAACGTGCAGCTGATGAAGGTGTCACCATAGATGAATCCAAGTTCAGAACCAAAAACTAA